From the genome of Psychroserpens ponticola, one region includes:
- a CDS encoding fumarate reductase/succinate dehydrogenase flavoprotein subunit, producing MALDSKIPQGPIADKWTNYKNHIDLVNPANKRNIDVIVVGTGLAGGSAAATLAELGYNVKAFCFQDSPRRAHSIAAQGGINAAKNYQGDGDSTYRLFYDTVKGGDYRSREANVYRLAEVSANIIDQCVAQGVPFAREYGGLLDNRSFGGVLVSRTFYAAGQTGQQLLLGAYSAMNRQIGRGKIKMYNRHEMLDVVKVGGKARGIITRNLITGEIERHSAHAVILGTGGYGNVFFLSTNAMGSNVTAAWKAHKRGAYFANPCYTQIHPTCIPVSGDHQSKLTLMSESLRNDGRIWVPKHMKDVEAIRNRTLMPKDLAEADRDYYLERRYPAFGNLVPRDVASRAAKERCDAGFGVNATGEAVFLDFASAIQRYGKETAHVKGLDENDAALVKTLGQEVIKNKYGNLFQMYEKIVDQDPYNTPMMIYPAVHYTMGGIWVDYNLMTTVPGLYCIGEANFSDHGANRLGASALMQGLADGYFVLPYTIGDYLSDDIRTGTIPTDSKEFEDAENEVRKTLNFFVTNEGKHSVDYFHKKLGKIMWNKVGMARNVKGLTEAISEIKELRAEFWKDVKVPGTNEEYNEELAKAGRVADFLELGELFAKDALDREESCGGHFREDAVELDGEQKGEAKRDDENFAYVSAWEYKGEPSDAVLHKEQLEFKDIELKQRSYK from the coding sequence ATGGCTTTAGATTCTAAAATACCACAAGGTCCAATTGCGGATAAGTGGACAAATTATAAAAATCACATCGACTTAGTAAATCCTGCTAACAAGCGTAACATTGATGTTATTGTTGTTGGTACTGGTTTAGCTGGTGGTTCTGCTGCTGCTACTTTAGCAGAACTTGGCTACAATGTAAAAGCATTTTGTTTTCAAGATTCGCCAAGACGAGCACATTCAATTGCAGCTCAAGGTGGAATCAATGCAGCAAAAAACTACCAAGGTGATGGCGATTCAACTTATAGATTATTTTACGACACTGTAAAAGGTGGTGATTATCGTTCTCGTGAAGCTAACGTATATCGCTTAGCTGAAGTTTCAGCAAATATTATTGACCAATGTGTTGCTCAAGGTGTTCCTTTTGCTCGTGAATATGGTGGGTTATTAGATAACCGTTCGTTTGGTGGTGTTCTTGTATCAAGAACATTTTATGCTGCAGGACAAACTGGTCAACAATTATTATTAGGAGCATATTCTGCAATGAATCGCCAGATTGGTCGTGGAAAAATCAAAATGTACAACCGTCACGAAATGTTAGACGTTGTTAAAGTTGGTGGAAAAGCTCGTGGAATCATAACGCGTAATTTAATCACTGGAGAAATTGAAAGACATTCAGCACATGCTGTGATTTTAGGAACTGGTGGTTATGGTAACGTCTTCTTTTTATCAACTAATGCAATGGGATCTAATGTAACAGCTGCTTGGAAAGCTCACAAACGTGGTGCTTACTTTGCAAATCCTTGTTACACACAAATTCACCCAACTTGTATTCCTGTTTCTGGAGATCATCAGTCTAAATTAACATTGATGTCTGAGTCTCTACGTAATGATGGACGAATTTGGGTGCCAAAACACATGAAAGACGTTGAGGCTATTCGTAATAGAACTTTAATGCCTAAAGATTTAGCTGAAGCTGATCGCGATTACTATTTAGAACGTCGTTATCCAGCCTTCGGAAACTTAGTGCCTCGTGATGTTGCTTCTCGTGCTGCAAAAGAACGTTGTGATGCTGGTTTTGGTGTAAATGCAACTGGTGAAGCTGTATTCTTAGATTTTGCTTCTGCAATTCAACGTTATGGAAAAGAAACTGCACATGTAAAAGGTTTAGATGAAAATGACGCAGCTCTTGTTAAGACATTAGGACAAGAAGTTATCAAAAATAAATACGGAAACTTATTCCAAATGTATGAGAAGATTGTAGATCAAGATCCATACAATACTCCAATGATGATTTATCCAGCTGTTCACTATACAATGGGTGGAATTTGGGTAGATTATAATTTAATGACAACGGTTCCTGGTTTATACTGTATTGGTGAAGCTAATTTTTCTGATCATGGTGCAAACAGACTTGGAGCTTCGGCTTTAATGCAAGGATTGGCAGATGGTTATTTTGTATTACCTTATACCATTGGAGATTATTTATCTGATGATATTCGTACAGGTACAATTCCAACAGATTCTAAAGAGTTTGAAGATGCTGAAAATGAAGTTAGAAAGACTTTAAATTTCTTCGTTACTAATGAAGGAAAACACTCTGTAGATTATTTCCATAAGAAATTAGGAAAAATCATGTGGAATAAAGTCGGAATGGCTCGTAACGTTAAAGGTTTAACCGAAGCTATTTCTGAAATTAAAGAACTTCGGGCAGAATTCTGGAAAGATGTTAAAGTTCCTGGAACTAATGAAGAATACAACGAAGAATTAGCAAAAGCTGGTCGTGTTGCAGATTTCTTAGAATTAGGAGAACTATTCGCAAAAGATGCTTTAGATAGAGAAGAATCTTGTGGTGGACACTTTAGAGAAGATGCTGTAGAATTAGATGGTGAACAAAAAGGAGAAGCAAAACGTGACGATGAAAACTTTGCTTATGTTTCTGCTTGGGAATATAAAGGTGAACCTAGTGATGCTGTGTTGCACAAAGAGCAGTTAGAGTTTAAAGATATTGAATTGAAACAAAGAAGTTATAAATAA
- a CDS encoding succinate dehydrogenase cytochrome b subunit translates to MSGILNSSIGRKFAMALSALFLMFFLLQHFAINILSVFSANAFNEVSHFMGTFWAIQYILQPVLIFGVIFHFVMGFVLEIKNNKARQINYAKNNGAANSSWMSRNMIWSGLAILAFIVLHFIDFWIPEINTKYIVGDMSGLHNGEYRYFHELVEKFHSPLRVGAYIIAFVFLALHLLHGFNSAFQSVGANNKYTKGLKTFSKIFAIGIPLGFIFIALFHHLTGH, encoded by the coding sequence ATGAGCGGAATTTTAAATTCGTCGATTGGAAGAAAATTTGCCATGGCACTTTCGGCACTCTTCCTTATGTTTTTCTTACTTCAACACTTTGCAATCAATATTCTTTCTGTGTTTAGTGCAAATGCTTTTAATGAGGTATCTCACTTTATGGGAACGTTTTGGGCCATTCAGTACATCCTACAACCTGTATTGATTTTTGGCGTGATTTTTCACTTCGTAATGGGTTTTGTTCTCGAAATTAAAAACAACAAAGCAAGACAAATTAATTATGCTAAAAATAATGGAGCTGCGAACTCCTCTTGGATGAGTAGAAATATGATTTGGAGTGGTTTAGCAATTTTAGCCTTTATAGTGCTTCACTTTATTGATTTTTGGATTCCAGAAATCAACACAAAATACATCGTTGGCGACATGTCTGGTTTGCACAATGGTGAATACAGATATTTTCATGAATTAGTAGAAAAATTTCATAGTCCGCTTCGTGTAGGAGCTTACATTATCGCATTCGTATTCTTAGCATTACATTTATTACATGGTTTTAATTCAGCATTTCAATCTGTTGGAGCAAATAATAAATACACTAAAGGATTAAAAACGTTCAGTAAGATTTTTGCAATAGGTATTCCATTAGGATTCATTTTCATTGCATTATTTCATCATTTAACAGGACACTAA